The Pleurodeles waltl isolate 20211129_DDA chromosome 6, aPleWal1.hap1.20221129, whole genome shotgun sequence genome has a segment encoding these proteins:
- the LOC138301620 gene encoding olfactory receptor class A-like protein 1 — protein MSICLTCFLSCFQCVTLKSTNATCMHVKVWMQGHVTGIVVILFMMNAVMCISPLIYTVSGTNVTNMEYAFRFSYCIVIFPGNTSFVSNSFILFARDLVFVTGMSIASCSILHTLYRHGKQVKGIRNSEKSQSLSAEARASKTVSTLVSLYVLFFGIDNSVWFYQSTSPKTILTSTSDIRFFFSVSYSSVFPFVILFFNQKILQTLRRVSSEPQHSREDISVVTTVQ, from the coding sequence ATGTCCATTTGCCTAACTTGCTTCCTCAGCTGTTTCCAGTGTGTAACTCTCAAGTCTACAAATGCCACGTGCATGCATGTGAAAGTGTGGATGCAGGGACATGTAACAGGCATTGTTGTTATTCTCTTTATGATGAATGCTGTGATGTGCATCTCACCCTTGATTTATACAGTCTCTGGCACTAATGTCACTAATATGGAATATGCTTTCCGCTTCAGTTACTGCATCGTAATTTTTCCAGgcaacacttcatttgtaagcAATAGCTTTATCCTTTTTGCCAGAGATCTTGTGTTTGTGACTGGGATGAGCATTGCCAGCTGCTCCATACTGCACACCTTGTACAGGCATGGGAAGCAGGTGAAGGGGATTAGGAACTCAGAGAAGTCACAGTCCCTTTCTGCTGAGGCGAGAGCTTCGAAGACAGTCAGCACTCTGGTCAGTCTCTACGTTCTCTTCTTTGGTATAGATAACTCTGTTTGGTTTTATCAGAGTACTTCACCAAAAACCATCCTCACTTCCACCTCAGACATCCGCTTCTTCTTCTCCGTGAGTTACTCCTCTGTGTTTCCATTTGTAATACTTTTCTTCAATCAGAAGATACTGCAAACACTGCGTAGAGTTTCAAGCGAGCCACAACACTCCAGGGAAGACATTAGTGTGGTCACTACTGTTCAATAG